From Streptomyces sp. NBC_00775, one genomic window encodes:
- a CDS encoding alpha/beta hydrolase — protein sequence MRSKRPTRRVTVLGSAGALVTATLIAGAVAAPSATADSRHGQDREQRGAAIAAERAAKAGIDWQDCPADWGFEKPIQCGYVSVPLDYAHPNGKQIKLAVDRIGNTGTADERQGALVYNPGGPGASGMRFPRRVTTKNPVWANAAKAYDFVGFDPRGVGHSAPISCIDPQEFVKAPKADPVPDTEADKQAQRKLAAEYADGCAERSGDMLPQMTTPNTARDLDVIRAALGEKKLNYLGVSYGTYLGAVYGTLFPGHVRRMVVDSVVDPSRENIWYQANLEQDIAFEGRWKDWEDWVAKNDAAFHLGDTRAKVQDQWLKLRATAKANPLGGVVGPAELISFFQSAPYYDSSWVPVATVFSKYVAGDTQALVDAASPDLSDTAGNIASENGNAVYTAVECADTQWPTSWKKWDRDNTRLNKDYPFMTWANAWMNLPCATWPAKQQTPVNVKTHKGLPAVLIVQSTRDAATPYPGAVELHKRFKGSRLITEQDAGSHGVTGLVNPCINERVDTYLLTGTTDAADVTCTPHATPKP from the coding sequence TTGAGGTCCAAGAGACCGACAAGACGGGTGACAGTGCTGGGTTCGGCCGGAGCGCTCGTCACGGCGACCCTGATAGCCGGAGCCGTGGCGGCCCCGTCGGCCACCGCCGACTCGCGCCACGGTCAGGACCGCGAGCAGCGCGGGGCGGCGATCGCCGCGGAACGGGCCGCCAAGGCCGGGATCGACTGGCAGGACTGTCCCGCGGACTGGGGCTTCGAGAAGCCGATCCAGTGCGGCTATGTCAGCGTCCCGCTCGACTACGCCCACCCGAACGGCAAGCAGATCAAGCTGGCCGTGGACCGCATCGGGAACACGGGCACCGCGGACGAGCGCCAGGGCGCCCTCGTCTACAACCCGGGCGGACCCGGTGCCTCGGGCATGCGCTTCCCGCGCCGCGTGACCACCAAGAACCCCGTCTGGGCCAACGCCGCCAAGGCGTACGACTTCGTGGGCTTCGACCCGCGCGGTGTCGGCCACTCGGCGCCCATCTCCTGCATTGACCCTCAGGAGTTCGTGAAGGCGCCCAAGGCCGACCCGGTTCCGGACACGGAGGCGGACAAGCAGGCCCAGCGCAAGCTGGCCGCCGAGTACGCGGACGGCTGCGCCGAGCGCAGCGGCGACATGCTGCCGCAGATGACCACGCCGAACACCGCGCGCGACCTCGACGTCATCCGCGCCGCCCTCGGCGAGAAGAAGCTGAACTACCTGGGTGTCTCGTACGGCACGTACCTCGGCGCCGTCTACGGCACGCTCTTCCCGGGGCACGTCCGCCGCATGGTCGTCGACAGCGTCGTCGACCCGTCGCGCGAGAACATCTGGTACCAGGCCAACCTCGAGCAGGACATCGCCTTCGAGGGCCGCTGGAAGGACTGGGAGGACTGGGTCGCCAAGAACGACGCGGCCTTCCACCTCGGTGACACCCGCGCCAAGGTGCAGGACCAGTGGCTGAAGCTGCGCGCCACCGCCAAGGCGAACCCGCTCGGCGGCGTCGTCGGCCCCGCCGAACTCATCTCCTTCTTCCAGAGCGCCCCGTACTACGACTCCTCGTGGGTGCCGGTCGCCACGGTGTTCAGCAAGTACGTCGCCGGTGACACCCAGGCGCTCGTCGACGCGGCCTCCCCCGACCTGTCGGACACCGCGGGCAATATCGCCTCGGAGAACGGCAACGCCGTCTACACGGCCGTCGAGTGCGCCGACACCCAGTGGCCCACCAGTTGGAAGAAGTGGGACCGGGACAACACGCGGCTCAACAAGGACTACCCGTTCATGACGTGGGCCAACGCGTGGATGAACCTGCCGTGTGCCACCTGGCCGGCCAAGCAGCAGACCCCCGTGAACGTGAAGACCCACAAGGGCCTGCCGGCCGTGCTCATCGTGCAGTCCACGCGTGACGCGGCGACCCCGTACCCGGGCGCCGTCGAACTGCACAAGCGCTTCAAGGGGTCCCGCCTGATCACCGAACAGGACGCGGGCTCGCACGGCGTGACCGGCCTGGTCAACCCGTGCATCAACGAGCGGGTGGACACCTACCTGCTCACCGGCACGACGGACGCGGCCGATGTGACGTGCACCCCGCACGCCACGCCGAAGCCGTAG
- a CDS encoding lysophospholipid acyltransferase family protein, with protein sequence MFYYVLKYVLLGPLLRLVFRPRIEGLEHIPSSGAAIVAGNHLSFSDHFLMPAILKRRITFLAKAEYFTGPGIKGRLTAFFFRSAGQIPVDRSGKDAGQAAIREGLGVLRKNELLGIYPEGTRSHDGRLYKGKVGVAVMALKAQVPVIPCAMIGTFEAQPPGKVIPNIHPVVIRFGKPLDFSRYAGMENEKAILRAITDEIMYAILTLSEQEYVDRYAAVVKAEEAAESAANARKFPRMPLS encoded by the coding sequence ATGTTCTACTACGTGCTCAAATACGTCCTTCTCGGACCGCTGTTGAGGCTGGTCTTCCGGCCTCGGATCGAGGGGCTGGAGCACATACCGTCGTCGGGCGCGGCCATCGTCGCCGGGAACCATCTGTCGTTCTCCGACCATTTCCTGATGCCGGCGATCCTCAAACGGCGGATCACCTTCCTCGCGAAGGCCGAGTACTTCACGGGACCGGGTATCAAGGGCCGGCTGACGGCCTTCTTCTTCCGCAGCGCGGGGCAGATCCCGGTGGACCGCTCCGGCAAGGACGCGGGTCAGGCCGCGATCCGCGAGGGGCTCGGGGTGCTGCGCAAGAACGAGTTGCTCGGCATCTACCCGGAGGGCACCCGCTCGCACGACGGCCGGCTCTACAAGGGCAAGGTCGGCGTCGCGGTGATGGCCCTCAAGGCCCAGGTCCCGGTCATCCCCTGCGCGATGATCGGCACCTTCGAGGCCCAGCCGCCGGGCAAGGTCATCCCGAACATCCACCCCGTCGTCATCCGCTTCGGCAAGCCCCTCGACTTCTCCCGCTACGCCGGGATGGAGAACGAGAAGGCCATCCTGCGGGCGATCACCGACGAGATCATGTACGCCATCCTCACCCTCTCCGAGCAGGAGTACGTCGACCGGTACGCGGCCGTCGTCAAGGCCGAGGAGGCCGCCGAGAGCGCGGCGAACGCGCGTAAGTTCCCGCGGATGCCTCTGAGTTGA
- the rocD gene encoding ornithine--oxo-acid transaminase encodes MTAPARTRTSADLIRAEAPVLAHNYHPLPVVVARAEGTWVEDVEGRRYLDMLAGYSALNFGHRNPELIEAAHRQLDRLTLTSRAFHNDQLAQFAESLAELTGLDMVLPMNTGAEAVESAIKVARKWAYEVKGVAPDQATIVVAADNFHGRTTTIVSFSTDETARAGFGPFTPGFRVVPYNDLAALEAAVDETTAAVLIEPIQGEAGVVIPDDGYLTGVRELTRRTGCLFIADEIQSGLGRTGTTLAVEHEGVVPDLLLLGKALGGGIVPVSAVVGRRDVLGVLRPGEHGSTFGGNPLAAAVGSAVVGLLETGEFQRRAAELGVVLRGGLAALVGKGVEGFRSRGLWAGVDIDPAIGTGREISEGLMREGVLVKDTHGSTIRLAPPLTITGEELQSALGALEKVLTQGV; translated from the coding sequence ATGACCGCTCCCGCACGTACGCGCACCTCCGCCGACCTGATCCGCGCCGAGGCGCCCGTCCTCGCGCACAACTACCACCCGCTGCCGGTGGTCGTCGCCCGCGCCGAGGGCACCTGGGTCGAGGACGTCGAGGGCCGCCGCTATCTGGACATGCTGGCGGGCTACTCGGCCCTCAACTTCGGCCACCGCAACCCCGAGTTGATCGAGGCGGCGCACCGCCAGCTCGACCGCCTGACACTCACCTCGCGCGCCTTCCACAACGACCAGCTGGCCCAATTCGCCGAGTCCCTCGCGGAGTTGACGGGCCTGGACATGGTCCTGCCCATGAACACGGGTGCGGAGGCGGTGGAGAGCGCCATCAAGGTGGCCCGCAAATGGGCGTACGAGGTGAAGGGCGTCGCTCCCGACCAGGCGACGATCGTCGTGGCCGCCGACAACTTCCACGGCCGTACGACGACCATCGTCAGCTTCTCCACGGACGAGACGGCCCGGGCGGGCTTCGGCCCCTTCACGCCCGGCTTCCGTGTCGTTCCGTACAACGACCTCGCCGCGCTCGAAGCAGCCGTCGACGAGACGACCGCGGCCGTGCTGATCGAGCCCATCCAGGGCGAGGCGGGCGTGGTCATCCCCGACGACGGCTACCTCACCGGCGTACGCGAACTGACCCGCCGCACCGGCTGCCTGTTCATCGCGGACGAGATCCAGTCGGGCCTCGGCCGCACGGGCACCACCCTCGCCGTCGAGCACGAGGGCGTCGTCCCGGACCTGCTCCTCCTCGGCAAGGCGCTCGGCGGCGGCATCGTGCCGGTGTCGGCGGTGGTCGGCCGCCGGGATGTACTCGGAGTACTGCGCCCCGGCGAGCACGGTTCGACGTTCGGCGGCAATCCGCTCGCCGCGGCGGTCGGTTCCGCCGTCGTCGGGCTGCTGGAGACCGGTGAATTCCAGCGCAGGGCGGCCGAGTTGGGCGTCGTCCTGCGGGGCGGCCTCGCGGCACTCGTGGGCAAGGGCGTCGAGGGCTTCCGCTCACGCGGCCTCTGGGCGGGCGTCGACATCGACCCCGCCATCGGCACGGGCCGCGAGATCAGCGAGGGCCTCATGCGCGAGGGCGTCCTCGTCAAGGACACCCACGGTTCGACCATCCGGCTGGCCCCGCCGCTGACCATCACGGGCGAGGAACTCCAGTCCGCCCTCGGAGCGCTGGAGAAGGTTCTGACACAAGGGGTCTGA
- the ddaH gene encoding dimethylargininase, with the protein MPDSRVPLPRRFLVCEPRHFAVQYAINPWMHPDTPVDVDLARGQWEALIRAYRAHGHAVDSVEPVAGLPDMVFAANSALVLAGRVFGSLFHAPQRRPESTAYETWFKAAGFDVYRPESVCEGEGDLVPAGRYVLAGTGFRTTPGAHREVQEFFGVPVIGLQLVDPRFYHLDTALFVLDGGHEANIAYYPEAFSPGSREVLARLFPDAVLATREDAMAFGLNSVSDGRHVFIAPGATALADQLARRGYVPVPVDLSEFQKAGGGIKCCTQEIRS; encoded by the coding sequence GTGCCCGACAGCCGTGTGCCGCTCCCCCGGCGCTTCCTCGTCTGTGAACCCAGACACTTCGCCGTGCAGTACGCGATCAATCCCTGGATGCATCCCGACACACCCGTGGACGTCGATCTCGCCCGAGGTCAGTGGGAGGCGCTGATCCGCGCCTACCGCGCCCACGGCCACGCCGTCGACTCCGTCGAGCCGGTCGCCGGCCTCCCGGACATGGTGTTCGCGGCGAACTCCGCGCTCGTCCTGGCGGGCCGTGTCTTCGGCTCGCTCTTCCACGCGCCGCAGCGTCGCCCCGAGTCCACCGCGTACGAGACCTGGTTCAAGGCGGCCGGTTTCGACGTCTACCGCCCCGAGTCGGTGTGCGAGGGCGAGGGCGATCTGGTCCCGGCGGGCCGGTACGTCCTGGCAGGCACGGGATTCCGTACGACCCCCGGGGCCCATCGCGAGGTGCAGGAGTTCTTCGGAGTCCCGGTGATCGGCCTCCAGCTGGTGGACCCGCGCTTCTACCACCTGGACACGGCGCTCTTCGTCCTCGACGGCGGGCACGAGGCAAACATCGCGTACTACCCGGAGGCCTTCTCCCCCGGCAGCCGCGAGGTGCTCGCCCGTCTGTTCCCGGACGCGGTGCTCGCGACCCGCGAGGACGCGATGGCCTTCGGCCTCAACTCCGTCTCCGACGGCCGCCACGTCTTCATCGCTCCGGGGGCGACGGCCCTCGCCGACCAGCTCGCGCGCCGCGGTTACGTCCCCGTCCCCGTCGACCTCTCGGAGTTCCAGAAGGCCGGCGGCGGCATCAAGTGCTGCACTCAGGAGATCCGTTCATGA
- a CDS encoding Lrp/AsnC family transcriptional regulator, protein MNSKPAGFDELDRKIITALMANARTSFAEIGTEIGLSATAVKRRVDRLRETGVITGFTATVKPTALGWRTEAYVEVYCEGAAPPRRLAEVVRNHPEITAAMTVTGGADALLHVRATDVEHFEEVLERIRAEPFIRKTISYMVLSHLLPEAPEAGATHAAPEDASNVR, encoded by the coding sequence ATGAACAGCAAGCCCGCGGGGTTCGACGAGCTCGACCGCAAGATCATCACGGCCCTGATGGCGAACGCGAGGACCAGTTTCGCGGAGATCGGCACGGAGATCGGGCTGTCCGCGACCGCGGTCAAGCGCCGCGTGGACCGGCTGCGCGAGACCGGCGTGATCACCGGGTTCACGGCCACGGTGAAGCCCACGGCACTCGGCTGGCGTACGGAGGCGTACGTCGAGGTGTACTGCGAGGGCGCGGCCCCGCCCCGGCGGCTCGCGGAGGTCGTGCGCAACCATCCGGAGATCACCGCGGCGATGACCGTGACCGGGGGCGCGGACGCGCTGCTGCATGTGCGGGCCACGGACGTGGAGCACTTCGAGGAGGTGCTGGAGCGCATCCGCGCCGAGCCCTTCATCCGGAAGACCATCAGCTACATGGTGCTGTCCCACCTGCTGCCGGAGGCCCCGGAGGCCGGCGCGACCCACGCCGCCCCCGAGGACGCATCAAACGTGCGCTGA